TGGAAGAGTCGAATCGGGTTATGGGTACGGATCAAGAGTTGAAACCGAGTTATGAACAAACAAGAGAAATGCCTTACTTACAAGCTTGTTTATATGAGAGCATGAGACTTTATCCACCAGTACAGTTTGATTCTAAGTTTGCTCTTGGAGATGATGTGTTTCCTGATGGTACGTTTATCCGGAAAGGTACACGGGTAACGTATCACCCGTATGCGATGGGTCGGATGGAACAAGTTTGGGGTTCGGATTGTCTCGAGTACAAACCGGAAAGATGGCTTCAAAAGGGTTTGTTCTCGCCAGAAAGTCTGTTTAAGTACCCGGTATTTCAAGGGGGAGTAAGGGTTTGTTTAGGAAAAGAAATGGCATTAGTTGAAATGAAAAATGTTGCTCTTTCTTTGATCAGAAGGTTTAAAATCATAGCAACTGATGAATCGTTAAAGAAACCGAAATTTGCCCCGGGGTTAACGGCGACAGTTAACGGAGGTTTTCCGGTTATGGTTAGCAAAAGATGACCCGTTTTATGATATGAGTCGGGTCGGGTTTGTGTAGGATCATGATACCCACTAGCGAGCATGTTAGCAATTTTTAGAgtaaaaagaatatatatatttaCAGATAAAAATAGATGTATTAGGAGAGACCGTCGTGGGGACCCAAAGGCATCCCTTGTTTTTTCTTTGGGTTGGTCTCTCGGGCTGTTTCTCCATGGAGAAATCTCTTTTAAGTTTTTTCGGGTGTGCCTAAAATCATTTAATGTCTAAGATTGGATCTTATGGAGATGTCCAGGTTCTTCCCAAAATAAAAAACAGTCGTCTAAACCCTCTCTTTCCGTTAGCCTTCCCTGATGTATGGGAATCCTAGCGGGAAAACTTGGAAAACGGACAATGATTAACCGTTCTCAAAAAGCGTAAAATGCATTGTCATTAATCGTTCTACAACAAAAAACCGGTCAATGGTTATCCGTTCTTTTAAAACGGCTGCTTATTATCCGTTTTTAAAGAAACTTTTCCTTCTTCCAAAGGCTAATGAACGTGTGTAGGTCAAATAAAGTTTCAACATTCAACCTCTCTCTAACCAATTCATATCGGTTTCTCATCTTCTCCTTCAATACATACCAAAATATGTTTAATTCAAACATCTTCTTCATCGAAAGATTTGAATGGGTTTCATTAAATCCGTGAAGTTTACGCAAAAGACATATCATTCAAGGTTTAGCATTGATTTTACAATCTGGGTAGTAATCAGAATCGTGAGCCAGTGAATGTATAAAATTGTATTTGAAGATTATCATGATCTAGTGATTGAGAATCCATCTCCTTTTGCTTGTTCTAGTCGGTTTCTGAGTGATTTAACATTATTAATTGAAACTAAAAAAGGTTCCTATTTTTATCTCCCAAGAGATCGATGGGATAAAGAATTGGCTAAATAACAGAGACTGGGCGAATTCAAATTGGAAAGTTCTGTTGATGTTTGGATTTGAAATTGGATCGAATTTTTTGTTCTTGAGTAATCTTGTTTTGAAAAGGGGAGAATTTTATTTCATTGATTCTTTACTGTTTATGCCATAACGGGACTATCCGGTCTGAAGAGAACAGTTGATGCCTTTACGTTATTTTTGCTTAAAACGGCCAACCATTAACCGTTCCTTGATTTCCCAGGGAATTGCCACTAGGACTAGGCCTTTTCCAGGCTGATATGTAAAGTCATTTGGAAAGATTTTGGACATATCCATAAAATCCGCTCTAGCACGAGCTATCTAAAAAAGGCAAATGGTGATAATTTGCTTTTTTAATGAAATCCGACACCCAAGAGGTGAATGCTAGGGACGGGTATGAGAAGGGGCTAACTAAGCCTATAGCCCATCCCTATTTCTGGGCAAATATTATTTTTGTGTTAAACTTTTTTGAAATTTTAGTGTTTCCCCATTCATATTAAGTATTCCAActcactcatatatatatatagctcatTTACTATTAATTTTAATACAACATAACTCCGACCCATGAAATCATTCATACATCGAAGAAAACGggttttatgggattaaaaatggacatgtccaaGACATTTAATAGAGCTGAATGAATTTTTAATTCAaataataactaaactaggaTTTAGTAAAAAATGATGTGACTTGGTATACTAGTGTGCTTCAAGGACCTAGCTTTCTGTTTTGCTAAATGGGTCTCTGACAAACTTCTTCAAACCTACTAGGGGTTTGAGACAGAAAAACCCGATTTCTCCTAACATATCCTTGTTTTGTATATCAGTGCTTTCCCGAACAATCACTTATGCAGAAAAATCACGTCTGATAACA
Above is a window of Papaver somniferum cultivar HN1 unplaced genomic scaffold, ASM357369v1 unplaced-scaffold_15380, whole genome shotgun sequence DNA encoding:
- the LOC113336614 gene encoding cytochrome P450 94C1-like, with amino-acid sequence SFGLDPGCLELDMPMSEFAVAFDLSSKLSAERAICVSPLIWKVKRLLNIGSEKELRGAIKMVNLLADEVIKQRRKLGFSSNQDLLSRFMGTVNDDTYLRDIVISFVLAGRDTVAAALTSFFWLLSNHKEIESRILEESNRVMGTDQELKPSYEQTREMPYLQACLYESMRLYPPVQFDSKFALGDDVFPDGTFIRKGTRVTYHPYAMGRMEQVWGSDCLEYKPERWLQKGLFSPESLFKYPVFQGGVRVCLGKEMALVEMKNVALSLIRRFKIIATDESLKKPKFAPGLTATVNGGFPVMVSKR